A section of the Epinephelus moara isolate mb chromosome 3, YSFRI_EMoa_1.0, whole genome shotgun sequence genome encodes:
- the LOC126388103 gene encoding olfactory receptor 1-like translates to MTPAEKAATISNATFVRPAKFYLSGFSNIPHVKYFYVFLCFVYIMTVLGNSLLLSVIYLVKTLHTPKYMIVFNLALTDLCGSTALIPKLLDTFLFDRRYIVYEACLSYMFFVLFFGSMQSWTLVTMAYDRFIAICFPLRYHSIVTKPAIAAMLLFAWVCLSSLIGFTVALINRLSFCRSLVVKSFFCDHGPVYRLACNDTSLNSILSLIAITIIIFIPLVLIALTYVCIFIALIRIASGEERLKAFKTCTSHLILVAIFYLPLVGTNLTSLTSSIHPNARIINSSLTHTIPALLNPIIYSLKTEEVLNIIKRFCKRYRMRNLTSSKKVSSLSLL, encoded by the coding sequence ATGACCCCAGCAGAGAAAGCTGCCACCATATCTAATGCCACATTTGTTCGTCCTGCAAAATTCTATCTCAGTGGGTTTTCTAACATCCCTCATGTGAAGTATTTCTATGTcttcttgtgttttgtttatataATGACTGTTCTTGGGAATAGCCTCCTCCTCTCAGTTATCTACCTGGTGAAGACTCTTCATACTCCTAAATACATGATTGTGTTTAACCTGGCTTTGACAGATTTGTGTGGGAGCACTGCTCTCATCCCAAAACTCTTAGACACGTTTTTGTTTGACAGGAGATACATTGTCTATGAGGCTTGCTTAAGTTATATgttctttgttttattctttggAAGTATGCAGTCGTGGACACTTGTCACAATGGCATATGACAGATTCATAGCAATTTGTTTCCCTTTAAGGTACCATAGTATTGTGACTAAACCGGCTATTGCTGCAATGCTGCTGTTTGCGTGGGTGTGTTTATCGAGCCTAATAGGATTTACTGTTGCGCTTATTAATCGTCTCTCCTTCTGTAGATCTTTGGTCGTGAAGAGCTTTTTCTGTGATCATGGACCAGTGTATCGTCTGGCCTGTAATGACACTTCTTTGAATTCCATACTATCACTCATCGCTATCACTATTATCATCTTCATTCCACTTGTTTTGATAGCATTGACAtatgtttgcattttcataGCACTGATCAGGATTGCATCAGGAGAGGAACGACTCAAAGCATTTAAAACGTGTACTTCTCACCTGATTCTTGTGGCTATTTTCTATCTACCACTAGTGGGCACCAACTTAACTTCACTGACCTCCTCTATCCATCCCAATGCCAGGATCATAAactcctctctgacacacaccaTACCAGCTTTGCTCAATCCTATAATATACTCATTAAAGACAGAAGAAGTGCTGAACATCATTAAGAGGTTTTGCAAAAGATACAGGATGAGAAACTTAACCTCATCCAAAAAGGTGAGCTCTTTATCACTGCTATAA
- the LOC126388104 gene encoding olfactory receptor 1-like gives MTPAEKAATISNATFVRPAKFYLSGFSNVPHVKYFYVFLCFVYIMTVLGNSLLLSVIYLVKTLHTPKYMIVFNLALTDLCGSTALIPKLLDTFLFDRRYIVYEACLSYMFFVLFFGSMQSWTLVTMAYDRFIAICFPLRYHSIVTKPAIAAMLLFVWVCLSSLIGFTVALINRLSFCRSLVVKSFFCDHNPVYRLACNDTSINNIMAYVAFIVALCIPLVLIALTYVCISIALIRIASGEERLRAFKTCTSHLILVAIFYVPLVGTNIASVASYIHPNTRIINSTLTHTIPALLNPIIYSFKSEEVLNSIKKLYKRSMISNTTKKW, from the coding sequence ATGACCCCAGCAGAGAAAGCTGCCACCATATCTAATGCCACATTTGTTCGTCCTGCAAAATTCTATCTCAGTGGGTTTTCTAACGTCCCTCATGTGAAGTATTTCTATGTattcttgtgttttgtttatataATGACTGTTCTTGGGAATAGCCTCCTCCTCTCAGTTATCTACCTGGTGAAGACTCTTCATACTCCTAAATACATGATTGTGTTTAACCTGGCTTTGACAGATTTGTGTGGGAGCACTGCTCTCATCCCAAAACTCTTAGACACGTTTTTGTTTGACAGGAGATACATTGTCTATGAGGCTTGCTTAAGTTATATgttctttgttttattctttggAAGTATGCAGTCGTGGACACTTGTCACAATGGCATATGACAGATTCATAGCAATTTGTTTCCCTTTAAGGTACCATAGTATTGTGACTAAACCGGCTATTGCTGcaatgctgctgtttgtgtgggtgtgtttatcGAGCCTAATAGGATTTACTGTTGCGCTTATTAATCGTCTGTCCTTCTGTAGATCTTTAGTGGTAAAGAGCTTTTTCTGTGATCATAACCCAGTATACCGTCTGGCCTGTAATGACACTTCTATAAATAACATCATGGCATATGTTGCTTTCATAGTAGCCCTCTGTATTCCACTTGTTTTGATAGCATTGACATATGTTTGCATTTCCATAGCACTGATCAGGATTGCATCAGGAGAGGAACGACTCAGAGCATTTAAAACGTGTACTTCTCACCTGATTCTTGTTGCTATTTTTTATGTACCACTAGTGGGCACCAACATAGCGTCAGTAGCCTCCTACATCCATCCTAATACCAGGATCATAAACTCCACTCTGACACACACCATACCAGCTTTGCTTAATCCTATAATATACTCTTTTAAGTCAGAAGAAGTGCTGAACTCAATCAAGAAGCTTTACAAAAGAAGTATGATTAGCAACACAACCAAAAAATGGTGA